GGAGAAACCCAACGCCTTGGTGAGATTCTATGTCTAGAAAGCACATCACAGACATCAGCACTTGAAACAGCAGCAATAATTCAAAGTTCGGATGGACAGATAGATGGATTTCACAGCTAGGAAGAGGCAGACGATGGAAGGTAAGAAGGTAAAGCAGTGAGAGCCGGGCTGGCAGAGGAGCCCTTACCATGGCcgggctgtggagctgcaggtgccGGCAGAGCCGAGGGATCccggggcagccgcgggcaggATTCAATCATTAATGAGCGAGGCGAAGGCGGGAtctgctggctgagctgcccAGATGCAAACAAGGCTTCCCCTTCACAGAACCCGCTGGAGAGGCAGCCGGGCACCCGCTGCTCCAGCCCCGAGAGCtgcgggaggagggagagccctgggaagAGGAGCGCCTGGATttcacacagcagcacatccaCAGCTCGCTGCTTTACTCAGCATCGCCATTTAAATTATTGGCAAAGATAAAAATGTAACGGATGTTGCTAACGCAGAATGGGCAGACCCCACAGTGACTAATTCCACCCCTTCTGCCGTGGGCAGGGGCATTTCCACCAGACCAGGCCCCCTCAAGCCCCATTCAGCATCCTCAGCTATGGGgcaccacagcttctctgcctTCCCCTTTATCGTGATGTACTTCACAGTTAGCAAATATTAACCCtattaatatatataaacaGCTATTGTAGCTTTTTCTCTGTGGACAAGGCAAATAAATCAGCTCATATTTGGGCATTACAGAAGCTGATTTAAAATTTCCCCCATGGCTAATAACCAGCACTGGCTTCTCATTTACCAGATTTTAAATATCTTGTTCATTCAGGCAactgctgctgcactgaaggATAAAATAAGGCTGAACAAATGGAGCATTtcttcctgcctgctgcagtaACTCCTCAGAAAACTGGTGAGGGAGCAAGTACTGCTCCTTAAGGTCATTTCAGTAGGTTTAGACTGGTCCCTGCTTTACAGCTCTGTGACTATTGCATCAGTTGATTGTACCTCCAAGCAGTTTTGTAATCTTTAGTTATTTTGAGTGTCCCAGTCACAGACACTGGCACCTGCAATTCCAGTGCCTTCCAGCAGCCCTGTCCGTGAGAAACCCCTGAGCTGGGGGTCtgcagcaggctctgtgctTCTGGGGCATTTGGTGGCTGGCACGCCACGCCTGccacctgggctgtgcctggcagctcctggcacgCCAggctggagcccggctgggcGGGTTCCAGCCTGGGAGGAACCAGAGGGAAACCCAAGGGCTCGGTGGGGTcactgggctggcagcactggcacctccctgagccctcatggGAGCAAGGACCTGGCTGAGCACACCGGGAACAGCTCAGCCAACACTTCCAACAGCACCACAAACGCAAGAGTATTGCCAggttctggggtttggggggagatttttgggtttttcaaCCAGTGCAGTGCTTCAACAAAAAGTTAAATGGGTAATGATTTGTTTCCTCCTTGACTCACTTGCAGCATGAACCCCATTCTCTGCATACAGccacactgctccctgtgctaGGAGAGTCTGTGATCAGTCTCCCTGTGCTTGGGCATCCTTGGAGGGTTGGATctctgcacccagagctgggtcCAGACAGGAGCCCCACACTGAGACTGAGCTTTGTCCTTGATTATCAAACCACCAAACCCCGTCCTCCCTTCAAGGGAAGGCTTTTGGAGAAGTACCAGAGCCTTCCTTTGTGGTGGTTTGCCTTGTTTTCTGGTGTGGATAAATGGGTTGCttactgcagctccagcctctcctgccagcagcatcaATAGTGCAGCTTTCACTGTGCCTCACCCGGTATTTCCAATCCCAAAAGTCTATTTTAGGAACCTAAACAAAAACATACAGCCCAATCAATCATGAGTCCATATTTAGGTGCTGGTGCTTAAAAGCCATTTACCTCTGGTTCCAAGAGAGTCCTATAAAAACACACAAGAGAAGATTGGCAATTTTTTGGCTGGCATTGTTTTTTAGAACATAAATTTTTCTCCTGCCTTACAGGCAGGCGTTTGGTGTCCCTGACACGATGCAGGAAacacaggggcagggaggatggCCCAGgtttgctgcagctgggctggcacaggcagctccagcaccccgAAGGGAGCAAaggcagctgagcccagcctgcagcccagtgctgctctgtcagCAACATCCccgtgctgcagggcagcagaacagccaaagccaggctgggtcACAGCAGGGCAGCCTGCTGAGGGACGTGATGTGGGCATGTCccctccaaaccaaaaccacatcCCATCCTCCCTGAGCAGTCTCTTAGACAAGGTTATCCTCCTGGCAACCCCAACTGGGCTCGTCCCATTTGCATTTACAACCCAGAaatgcccagcccagggagcatTCTCGCAGACATGACCCTACAACTGTAGGGAAAATCAGACCAAAGGCATTACTGAGCTAACCCCCAAAGCCCAGGTTCCTCAGGAACACTAGGAGGCTGTTAATGAATTCCAAATGTGGGAGGAATAAAACTGCAgtggagctgcctctgcagcagccaggagcccaggctgggggtgatctctgggatgtgctgcagggagaCCTGAGCAGTGACTCCCAGACACTCTGGGACTGAGCACAGGAGCATGCAGAGGTGCAGAGGTGCAAAGAGAGacctgctgagcccagcagcacccctgcccatcagcactggagcagagctgagagctggggctgtttgcagcagccactgcctcTGCTGCCCATGAACCGACACCTGAGGGACAAACATTGAACTGGAATCAAAAACAAGTTAAATGTTTACATTCACCTTAATAAAGATGGAAAGCAGCAATCATCCCGTACACATTCCATCTGAACAGGTCGTACACACTTGGGAAAAATAACTCAGAATTATTGAAGATTCAGTACCTTCTATGCAAAAGAAAACCAGGATACATGGAGTACCTGCTCAGTGTTTGATTTGCTTAAACCAACAGCCAACCCCTGCATTCATGGTTCAAAAGTTGGAGGGTTTACATTTAACACACAAAACATTTACACAGAGGTTATTTATTCCACGCAGCCAGCCGAACCATGTTTCTTTTCCAAGCCTATCAAGCAACTAAGCAAATTCTACTTTTAAGAAATCATATGTGAGATCTGATAAACATTTTTAAGGACAATTAGAACAGCCAGTACAAGACTTGACAGATAAGTAGAGCACAGACCATGCAGCAGTGTTATTGTAAAGTTGGGACCTTCACAGCTTCCTTTTCTAGTGAATATCCAGTGCTGGTTTGCTTCACTATTTCCTGCTAGTTCAAGGATTAAAGAAAGCATGTAGGAGAAAGatacatgctttaaaaataaccttgacaacacaacaaaaaaccccaaacaaccaaccaaaaaaaattaaaaaaaaataaacaaacaaagcccAAAACACTTGCACAATTTTTTAGCCatccaggtgttcccaggtgctccctgaggctgtgcagggcaggagcagtggcccagcccaggtgtgacGGGCAGGTCCCTGCAGTGTCTGCTCACCCCATACCCCAGCAGGGCAACAGGGCCCTGCTGCCACATCCCACAGCCAAAGGGCACAGCGAAAAGCAGCCACAGAACACATCCTGTGTGCCACAGCGACCTGGCCCTTTGGCACCCaccccagcacagagatgtttgagaggaagaaaggagcagcagcagaaacaagaCACTGAACCCTGGAGGGCCAGAAAAGGagccctggacactgctggcaAGTTTGAGGTTTGGAGGACAGCACTGGTGGGGTAGAATCTCACTGAAGAGGAGCCCTGGACAATGCTGACAGGTTTGAGGTTTAGAGGACGGCACTGATGGGTTAGGATCAGATTGAAGAGGAGCCTTGGACACTGCTGGCAGGTTTGAGGTTTGGAGGACAGCACTGGTGGGTTAGTCAGACTGAAGATGAGCCCTGGACAGCACTGACAGGTTTGAGGTTTGGAGGACAGCACTGGAAGAAAGGTGGGTTAGAATCAGACTGAAGAGGAGCTGTGGACAGCACTGACAGGTTTGAGGTTTGGAGGACAGCACTGGTGGGGTAGGATCAGACTGAAGAGGAGCCCTGGACAATGCTGACAGGTTTGAGGTTCAGGTGGCAGCACTGGTGGGGTAGAATCAGACTGAAGAGGAGCCCTGGACAGCACTGGCAGGTTTGAGGTTTGGAGGGCAGCACTGGTGGGGTAGGATCAGACTGAAGAGGAGCCCTGGACAATGCTGACAGGTTTGAGGTTCAGATGACAGCACTGGAAGAAAGGTGGGTTAGAATCAGACTGAAGAGGAGCCGTGGACAGCACTGATAGGTTTGAGGCTCAGATGACAGCACTGGTGGGTTAGTCAGACTGAAGAGGAGCCCTGGACAATGCTGACAGGTTTGAGGTTTGAAGGACAGCACTGGAAGAATGGTGGGTTAGAGTCAGACCGAAGTGGAGCCCCAGGACAGCACTGATAGGTTTGAGGCTCAGATGACAGCACTGGTGGGGTAGGATCTGACTGAAGAGGAGCCATGGACAGCGCTGATAGGTTTGAGGTTCAGATGGCAGCACTGGTGGGTTAGGATCAGACTGGAGAGGAGCCTTGGACAGTTCTGGCAGGTTTGAGGTTTAGGGGACAGCACCAGTAGGTTAGAGTCAGACTGAAGAGGAGCTCAGGACAGTTCTGGCAGGTTTGAGGTTTAGGGGACAGCACCAGTAGGTTAGAGTCAGACTGAAGAGGAGCTCAGGACAGTTCTGGCAGGTTTGAGGCTCAGATGACAGCACTGGAGGAACCTGGGTTAGGATCACACCGATTTCCTGCCAGAGAAGATGGGAAATGCTCCAGCCCCAACACTGTGGAATTACAGGGGAGATGACAATGACGGCCagagcccggcacagccccagcactcctggcagACCGAGGGGCGAGCAGAGCCCCACGTTCCCTCACAGGTTGTCCCTcagccagcccaggcaggtGTTGAACAGGCGGTGGCCCAGGGCCAGCTCCAGCGGCCAGGTCAGGAAGGTCACGGCGCCGTGGAAGCCATCCTTGGCGTGGTGGTGCGTGACGGGGACGCCAGCGTCGCGGAGCCTGGCCGCGTACATGACGCCGTCGTCCCTGAGCACGTCGTGCTCGCAGGTGAGCACGAAGGCCGGGGGCAGGCCGCGCAGCCGGGCCTGGCTGGCCAGCAGCGGGGACGCGCGCGGGTCCAGCAGGCCGGGGTGGCGCCGGGCCAGCTCCGCGCCGCCCCACACGGGGCTGCTGGGCCTGTGGGCCCCCCTCATGTCCGGGGGCAGCCACAGGCTCCAGTTGAGCAGCGGCCACAGCGCGCTGGCCTCGGGCGGGACGTGCGTGTTGGAGGCCATGGCCTCGCGGAGGGCCGGGTCCGAGCTGAAGTACTCGCTCCAGAAGCGGACCATGAGCGAGCGCGACAGGATCGGCTTGTGGGCATTGTCCTGGTAGGAGGGCAGCGCCAGGTCCAGCGCCTGCAGCGCCGGGTAGATCAGAACCTGCGCTTTCAGCTTCGTCTGCACCTCAGCGTCCTccaacagctgcagaaaacagaaaccatGGCACCAGTGAAGGTGTGATTCCCCCACACCGACACATCATATGATGTAAAGAATTAAGGTGTGTATCTTGCAACATGAGCAAAATAAGGTTATCAATAAATAAATGGTTCTATTGATATTCTGGATATAAtctgaattttgaaattcagatttcaaaataaattctgaatttataGGCAGGTCATCTAAAACAGCATGCTATAATAAAAATTGTCAAAcatcaaatttaatttaatttttttcttatattgaAGGATAATGGTTTTTGggaaattctttaaaattttggtGCTTTCTGAAGATTGACagaatatttctatatttctacagaaaatttctgttcttATGTCATGAAACTTTCAGATTTCTGTATCTCCTTATCATTTCACATAATCAAGAGCATGttcagctgtttgttttttaacccTGAGATGTTACAACTCAAGCAACTGCAATTCTGTGCATTTTAGACGTGtaacaaataaaatgtgatgAACTGAACATTGATAATTCTTATATGTCAACCTCTTCCCCTCTTCACtaataaattttccattttctccctcaaCTTCTGCCTTCAGCATCCACAGCAAATTCACCACCATTCCCAGTGTTTCATTACAGTCCAAACAACTTCTCAAGAGAGCAACAACATCGTGCTGACTTTATTCAATAAAGCTGAAGGAGAAGTGCAAAAAGCTCCAAACAGTTTGGTCAGACACTGCAACATTtagtgagggttttttttgtttgcttgttttccctGCTTCTTAGACCTTTATGAGTCACATagtaaaaattctcttttcaaaCATCATACCTAAATCACTCATCATGATCCTAGGGTGAGTGATGTGTGCCCCAGCTGGAGGGCAGAGAGCCTTTTTAGGGGACAGAGGTGTGGATGGCACTAAAGCTCCTCCAGTGCCTCTGGGTGCTCAGGCTCAGCCTCTTGCCTggtccccagagccctgtgacATCCTGCGTGCACAGGCATAAGAGCAGAGCCTCTTTCAGTGGTGGTGAAACTGCAAACCCCTGATTTGGAGCTTGCAGACCGTTTCCACCGTACCTCCTGTGCCACCGCCGCAGCCAGGTTGCCCCCGGCACTGTCCCCGGCCACGCAGACCCGAGCAGGGTCCACCCCGTACTGGGACAGGACCTTGCTCTGCAGGAAGAACTTGGTCACCGAGTACACATCTTCAAACTGCACGGGGAAATGGTGTGGAGGGGCCAGCCTGTAGCTGGTGGGGTAAGAGAAGTTTGTTAGTACCTGCTGTTAACAAAGAGGAAGGCTTGCCTGCGTCTCCCTGCTGGGGGAGAGTTATTtctgtgcccagggaagtgggaaCTGTCTGTCCCAGAGGATCTGCTTCACTTCCCACCCATCTTCATAATGCCAAAATAGCCCCCAACCACAACTCTCCACTGCCACCCTGTTAAACCAGCAGGAAAGCACATGACCAAATAGAGGAACATTGAAAAATCAGGTTAATTGAAACAGATTAATTGACTCCAAACCCTCATGCCACCTGGAAGGAGAATGTCTCTTACTTGACTGACACCACGACAGCGTCCAGCTCGTTTGAGAACCGCCGTGCCATGTGATCGTAGCTGTGCATGCCTGCAATGAGAGCCGGGGCGTGTGAGGAtggacacacacagacctgcctgctcctcctggcacccGCCTCCAGCTGActtcccaaacctcccctggttTAATGGTGCCACACCagtcctccctgcagcagctcccacacaaGAGGCAGCACTGGACAGGTGAGATCTTCCCACAGACGCAGGGTGGGAtgcagcagagctcacctgCGTCTCCCATGCACCATCCCCCTCCGTGGAAGTAGACTATGGCCCTCCTGAGCCCGCCAGGAGCCCTCCTGGGCAGGAACAGGCGCACAGGGACGCTGTTGAACTCTGCCTCTGTCACGGTGACATTTTCATCGGACGTGGGAGGGACAATCTCGACAGTCGTGAACAGCCTCATCACCTCCATGTAGTTCATGAGCCCCAGCATATCAGCTGCCTCGGACTGAAgcacaggacaaggggaaactCCTTCAAGTGCAGCTGGATTTGCTCTCAGGTTGAATTCCCATGGAGCCTCTGATGCTGTGTGCAAACGTGTGAAGTTGCTGCAGCAGTCGGCACAACAGGTCAGAGTGCATCTGTGTGAGCTGGCAGTCACCAAACACTGTGACACGGCCCACACTGCCAccagctgcccagcagggccagacccagggctgctgctttgtGCCACAACCACACTCGTGCTCAGTGTTTATGTGGGTCACCTCCACAGCCCAGTGTCCAGCTCAGTgacccagcagcaccagcatgGGCACCATGCCACAGAGaggcacccacagctcctggcctggggacagcccaggggacacacagagccacccacagctcctgacctggggacagcccaggggacacacacagagccacagagaggcatccacagctcctggcctggggacagcccaggggacacacagagccatCCACAGTTCCTGgtctggggacagcccaggggacacacagagccatCCACAGTTCCTGgtctggggacagcccaggggacacacacagagccacagagaggcacccacagctcctgacctggggacagcccaggggacacacagagccacccacagctcctggtctggggacagcccaggggacacacacagagccacagagaggcacccacagctcctggcctggggacagcccaggggacacacagagagccACAGAGaggcacccacagctcctgacctggggacagcccaggggacacacagagccacccacagctcctggcaccagccccacagctcctccaccACCATCCCCAGCAATGGGATGTGACCTCTTCCCACCCCAGCCTCCTCACATCACAATTGAAACAGTAAGAAATAAAGCCAAGTTCTTACACGTTATCGGAAGGTGAAAACAGATGAAATTCAGAGCAGGTTTGagttttaaaagacagaaaatagcCAAGCCTGGTGCAGAACCTGTCTGAAATTTGGCTTGCAAGAGATGCTTTCCTGTCCCCAGGAATAATGTGAAACCCGCCCACAGTGACTGATACCTGCTGCCAGGGGTAACCTCTGGCCTTCAGACTGTGACCATGTGCAGTCATACAGTCTGACCCTGCCtggggcatttttttttcttcaaattggATGCAAATCAATTGTTTAACCATCATCTTCATATAACTAGGTTTTGAACAACAAACAGGCATCCCTGACCTTGGCAGGAGGGTGGAATGAGATAAAACttaagatcttttccaacccagaccagcctgggattctgggattccatgataTAATCTTTTTCAGGAGCTGGAATAGCACACAGCTCAGCCTTGCTGGCAGCCTTTGGCAGTGATTGTCACCACGTTTTTGAGTCACCTCTCACTGAGGGCTCGGAGCGGGCGATGCCAGGAGGAGCCCTGCCAATCCGTGTGTTGGAATTGGGATGGAGATGagtgggcaggccctggcacactGCAAAAGGAAACACAGGTCGTCCCTGCCATCAGCtccatgaaaacaaacaaacacacacgTGCCAGAGCTGCCGTTTTAGCCACAACACTGACACAGTTTACATAAACATTTCTCAGTTGTTGCTTTCCCCCCAAGGATTAACATCTTGAGAAAACAAATATCTCAGTCAAAGTGAGTCCTGCTGTGACTCCAATGAGCTTGTGAAAGCCTCGTGGTGGGAGGAAttccctgagccccagcactgaGGATTTCCAGTGttctcagagctgtgtttcCCACATCTGGACAATTTACATTGTGGAAAACCActgggctgctgcctgtggttTCGAGGCCATTATCAATCAAAGGAAATGGTGCCCTCATCTGAAAATCCCTCACTGTCCCAGAGATTATCGGGTATTTGGAGCACCAGGAAAGCCAGcactttggggtttgggatccttGTGCTCTGGAAAGCATTTCCCCAGTCCCTTCCTCgctctggcacagagcagcactaCAGCAAGGACA
This Catharus ustulatus isolate bCatUst1 chromosome 10, bCatUst1.pri.v2, whole genome shotgun sequence DNA region includes the following protein-coding sequences:
- the AADAC gene encoding arylacetamide deacetylase, whose amino-acid sequence is MGSKLLCLCLLAALLGYYIYIPLPEGMTEPWPVMLISAVLRTLAHLSEAADMLGLMNYMEVMRLFTTVEIVPPTSDENVTVTEAEFNSVPVRLFLPRRAPGGLRRAIVYFHGGGWCMGDAGMHSYDHMARRFSNELDAVVVSVNYRLAPPHHFPVQFEDVYSVTKFFLQSKVLSQYGVDPARVCVAGDSAGGNLAAAVAQELLEDAEVQTKLKAQVLIYPALQALDLALPSYQDNAHKPILSRSLMVRFWSEYFSSDPALREAMASNTHVPPEASALWPLLNWSLWLPPDMRGAHRPSSPVWGGAELARRHPGLLDPRASPLLASQARLRGLPPAFVLTCEHDVLRDDGVMYAARLRDAGVPVTHHHAKDGFHGAVTFLTWPLELALGHRLFNTCLGWLRDNL